The Emcibacter nanhaiensis DNA window GTAGTCAAAAATAACCAGACAAATATGCATGTAAAAATAATCATTGACATAGTTAATATCTATCGTAGGCTTTAACTATAAAAAATATACAATTTCTTCTACGGATACCTTTGGGGGAATCTATGAATATCTCGCGAGCCATGTGTGGGGGGCTTGCCCTCACTGTATTTACATTTGTCAGTCTGGCATTTTCTCAGACCTTTGAGTATGACGATCTCGGGCGTCTGAAGAAGGTGGTCACTCAAGTGGGTGATCAGATCGAATATCAGTATGACGCGGCGGGCAACAGAACCCAGACCATACTCACCGACAAGATCCCCTCCCGTGCTGTAGGTCCAAATCTGATTTCTCTGACGAACTGGCCTGTAGATTCTGCTCCTGCCGGTGCTGCGGTTGTTTCAGACTGGGGAGCCAGTGTATCTTTTTCCAATGAAGCACGATGGACACGTGTGAATGGTCCTGGAAACACGTCAACGATTACAGCAATGGAGGCTGGTCAGACGGAGAGTGATGCCAATGGGGGTGGGGCAAGTAAAACGAACAATTTCACCATTGATCCGACCAAGGGATACGAATTTACGATCTACTTTAAAAAATACGATCAAGCCTATCAAAGCATTTATTTGGGAACCAGAACCGCTGGCGTCGTTAAATACGCTACAAATACGAATGTCCACAATAATCCCTATTTTGTAATTTTAACTCCCTCAGTTCAAAGCGCCGATCTGGAAGAAGACAAATGGTACAAGATTGTCGCTTATGTGCTTCCGGAGGGCTATCCCTTGGCGCAAAGTTATTCCGAATGGGGGGGGATATTTGACGTTGATAGCGGCGAAAAAGTAAGAAATGTTTCTAGTTTTCGCTGGTATGAAGACCGGGCGACAGACAATATGTACGCCCGTTTTTTCGTCTATTATGGCGAAAGTGAGCAAAACAGATATACGACCTATTTTTACAGGCCATCGGTCCGGGTCACAGACATCACTTATACACCCGTCGTCCCGGGATTGAGTATCACGCCTCACAATGCTTTGGAGGGTGAGGATCTGAGTTATGAGATCGTCCTATCTGAGGCGACAACGGTGGATGTGAAGGTGGATTATGAAGTGGCGGCGGGGACAGCGTCTGCAGATGAATTTACAGCCACGTCCGGTACCCTTGTGATTCCTGAGGGCCAGACGTCCGGCACCATTACGGTGGCGACCGCGGAAGACAGTGTTTATGAAGCTAGTGAGACCGTTGTTTTGACACTTACAAATCCTGTGAGGGCAACAAGGTCGGAAATAAATGATTCTGCATCGATCACTAATGATGATACTGCACCCAGTTTTTCCATTAGCAACGCGACGGTTTTGGAAGGCGGTACACTGACCTTCACGGTGACCAAATCCGGTTCGACAGCGCTTAGCCACAATGTGAATTACGCGACGGCTTATGGCTCGGCAATATATACGGATTTTACTTACACGAGCGGAACGCTGTCGTTCACGGCTGGACAAACGAGTAAGACTGTTTCAGTCATTACAACTCAGGAGTCCATCAATGAGCATAGCGAGACACTCTATGTGAATCTCAGTTCCGCCACCAATGGAGCGACCATCTCTGACAGTCAGGGTGTGGGGACAATCACCAATGACGATAATGTGGCGCCGGTGGCCAACAATGACAGTGTTACCGCAATTCAGGCATCGCAGGTTACGGTCAATGTTGTGAGCAATGACACAGATGCCAATGGAGACAGTTTGACGGTTACGTCGGTCAGCGCCGACTATTGCACGATTTATAGTTCGACGTCTCTGGATTGCAGTGCAGGTCCGACCGGTACAAGAACATTCACCTATACCATTTCTGACGGGTTCGGGGGAACGGACACGGGTACAGTCACTTTGACAGTGACTGGCGGGGGAGGTGGACCTCTTGATTGAATATGAGGGTGGAGTCACCCAGGTTGTTGTTGATATAGCCACAGATGAAGGCAAAAAGGGGGAATAAAAGTGGTGCGTTTTTGTTTAAAGGTTTTTGAATTTCTGTCTTTCCTGGCATTGATCGCCATAGGAGGAAGTTCATATGTCCATGCGGCCAATCCTCCCACTGTGAAAATTCTCAAGGGCTCCGGCATATCTCCCTCCGATGCCATTACCGAGCTGGGTTCAGCCACAGCTCATTCTTACTCGGTGGTGAATGACACGCATCAGGAAATTGTTGATCTGGCCGCCTCCCTCAAAAATGACCCGGATCTTATTTTTGAATACGTTTATGACAATGTTGAAACGCTACCCCTTTATGGCTTGAAAAATGGCGCGTTGGGTGCCGTTATTGATGGCAAAGGCACAGCCTTCGACCAGGCGCATCTATTGGTGGAGATGTTGAGAGCCGCAGGGTATACCGCACAGTATCGGTTCGGGACTGCCACCTTATCTGGTGCACAGTTCAGTAACTTGTTTGGTACGACCAGTGATCGTTCTGCCTGCGAACTGTTGCGGGCTGGTGGCTTCGGCATGTCCGTCAATGGAACAACAAGTTGTTCCTCCTTGTCGTCTTCTACAGCAAGCAGCGATGTTGAATTTGTTCATGTCTGGGTGGAAGTCTATATTGATGATGGATATTATTATTTCGATCCATCCATCAAGACCCAGACCCGCATCAGTGGCTGGACCCTGTCTTCCCAGATGGGGTATAACGGGTCAACCTTCTGGACAAATGCTGATGTATCGGCGAACACGGTTGGCTCCGGGGCTACGGCCTACAGCTATGCGGAGACAGCAGACTCTGCGCAGATCGAGACGGATCTGGCCTCCTACGCCGACACACTTGTTGCTAACATGCAATCAGAAGCCAATCATGACCTGTCCGTGACCGATATTGCCGGCGGTTATGAAATTGAGCCTGTCACCATTCCATCCGGTGGCTTGCGGCAGACAGAAGCTCAACTGGGCCACACGGTTTCCAGTAATCCGGATACCTGGACAGGCGATATTCCGGATCAGCACCGAACAAAAGTCACCATCTCCTATAACAATGTGGATATTCCTCTATATGCCGACGATCTGTATGGTAAACGCATGTGGTTTGAGAAGCGGGAAATCGCCGGAGAGCCAGTCATCTCTTTTCGCATAGGCATTCATTCGAGGGTTGCCTTCACATATCAAACATCTACCGCTTTACTTGTGAGCATTGACCATCCTTACGCTGAGGGAGGGAATTCATTTGGCAACCATACGGAAACCCTCAATCCCTTGGTTGGGGCAGATGCAGAAGCAGGTCTGGTTCTCGGATTTGGATACATCGGGATGGGCCTTCAGGGCAGATATCAAAATCTGGATTGGCAGAGCCTGACGCCTCCCTTCTGGCCCGAAGTGGCGGAAAAAGAAAATGCGATGTCTTTGACCTCCATCGCCGCCAGCTGGATGGCGCAGGCGTCCTACCTGATGACGCTCAATGATGGGGTGAATGATCTTTATTCCGTGGTCCATGACCATGTGGGTCTGGTCTCCAGCGAAAATGATACGGCGGGCCTGATCCAGCCGGTGATGGATATCCGCTCCCAGATCTCCGTGACTGATCCGACCCATGTGGCGGCAAATCGCACGGCTGCTTTGCAAACCGTAACCTCCGCTCTGGCCATGCTGGAAGGGGCGACATTGGACCAGGTGGCGGATTCTACTGCAACAGCGCCGGACTCTGTCGGAACGACAACACTGTTTTCAGAAGCTAATGATGACAGCGTACGCTTTTATGATGTGACCAGTGGAAACTGGTCGACAGTTCAAAGCTATATCTCTAATTATTCGAGCGCAGAAATTGCCGATATCACCAGTTTCTTGAGCGGCAGCCGGCGGATTATCCTGCCGGATGACGGTAGCTTGGTGAAAGGTGATTTCACCGGTATGGCTTATATTTACATCGATAGTGATGACGCCATCGGCCACAATATGGATGATGGGGTGTCCACACCCAATAGTCACCTGAAAGGCTATATTGAGCAAGGGGATGTGGAGCCGGAGTTCGTTGCGAAGACCACGGGCGTCACCGGCAGTAGCGCCGGCAGCAACAGTCAGGTCAACCCGGCCAATGCGGCGGCACGCAGCAGTTCAACGGATCTGGTGACCGGGAACGGCGCCTTCCCCTTCTCCTTGCCGTTCACCCGGTCTTTCCGGGCTGACGCCAACGACGGGACCAAGGGAGGCTGGACCCATAACTATGCGGTGACCGGTGAACTGAGCAGTGATGGCACACTGGCGCTGGGACGTCGTCATGCTGTTGAGGCCGCGCGGGCCATGGTGGCGCTTTATGTGGGCCGGGAGGTTCTGAAATCAGGAAACTCTATCGAGCGAGTACTGGTTAACAGCATCATCCAGAACTGGCTGCACAAGGGTCTCTACAACAATGTTTTTAAACTCCGCCAGGCCCATAATGTGGCCGAGTTTGTCCGTCTTGCTGACGGCAGCTGGAGTACGCCGGCAGGGCTTTCCTCTTCGCTTACTTTCAGTGGCTCCGGCGCGTCGACAACAGCGACTTATACGGCCAAATCAGGGGTGGAAATGGCCTTTGCCGCGACCGATTCCACAGCGCGGGAGTTTCGCCTCGGCACCCAAAGTTGGCCTGCCGGGATGGCATTGACCCTGACTTATCCGTCCGCTACCCAGATTGTGGCCTCTAATGGCCTGGGCCGAACCCTGACCATAGATATTGATAGTGAAGGTCGAATGACCAAGGTGGAGGATAATACCGGCCGCTATGTAGAATATGGATATACGGGGGCAGACCTGGTTTCAGCCGATCTCTATGAGATCATCGGCGGGGCGAGCACTTCTCTGGTGGACTATACCTATTCCGGGATTGCTCTGAACACGATCTCCACCCCGGAAGTCACCAATTCCGTCACCTATACCCATAATGCCCTGAAACAGGCGACGGCGATCACCACACCGGAGCGGGGCACAACCTACGTCTATGAAAACAACTGGCGTACCGAACTGGTGGATCCCAGTGGGGCCTCGGTTGTGACCATTCGCGATCCCTACGGCCGCTGGGTCAAGACCATCAACGGCACAGGCGATGTTACGGTCACCACGCTCGATCGGCTTGGGCGCACTGTCAATGTCGAAGCACCCGAAGGAAACTCGGCCGACTATGAATATGACCGCTATCACAATGTGAGCTCTGTCACGGTGAATCCCAAACCGGCCTCGGGCCTGAGCAGTGAGACCAGCAGCTATACCTATGAAGGGGCGGCCAAATTCCGTCAGCTCAGCACGGTGACGGATCCCGGCAGTAATGTCACCACCTTTGCCTATGAGACGACCACTGGCCTGTTGTCTTCTGTGACCCGGCCCGCCGTTTCCGTCAATGGCGGCGCCAATCAGAACCCGGTGACCAGCTATAGCTATAATGCCAACGGACAGCCGCTGACCATAACGGCGCCAGACGGCACGGTGACCCGCTTTACCTATAATGCCAAAGGGGAAGTGACCAAGAGCGAAGCCGATGACGGCGGTCTCAACATCAACACGACGTATGGCTACAACGCAGTCGGTGACCTGACCACTGTAACCGATCACCGCAACAAGGTGACCACATTCAGCTACGATTACCTGCGCCGTCAGACCGGCATGACTGGTCCGCTCAGCCAACAGGCGGCCTATGTCTATGACGATGCCGGCCGGCTGGAGCAAAGCAAACAATTGATTAACAGCGTCTGGCATATCACCACCCGGGCCTATGATGATGACAACCGGGTGATCTCCATCACCGACAATGGCAGCAACACCACCTCCATTACCTATGATGATGTGAACCGCACGGTGACGGTGACCGACCCGGACACTAGAACCGTCAAGACCCTCTATGATGAAGCGGGCCGCAAAATAGAAATGGTGCGTGGCGAAGGCACAGCTGACGAAAGCCATGACTATATCACCTATAATGACAACGGCACCATTGCGACCCTGAAAGACGGCAAGAACAATATCACCAGCTATAGCTATGACGGCTTTGATCGTCGGGTGGCGACCAATTATCCGCTGAGCGTCAGCTCCACCGTCAATGCCTTTGATGATCTGGGCCGGCCGACCAGCGTGACCACCCGCAAGGGCGATACCATCACCATGAGCTATGATGCGCTTGGGCGTCTGGACAGCCGCACGGTGCCCGGCGTGGGGACCTATTCCTACGACTATGACATCATGGGGCAGGTGACGACCGCCTATCTCGGTGCACAGACGGTCACCAGCACCTATGACGCCCTGGGCCGTGTCACCCAGGAGGTGGGCAGTCTTGGCCGCCAGATGGACTATGTCTATGATGACGCCGCCGGCACCTGGGATGTGAAATATAACTTCCCGGGAGGTGAAAGCGACTACTGGCTGCGTTATGCGGTTGATGATGCGGGGCGGCTCGACACCATCAAGGAATCCGGTTCAACGACCCTTGCGGATTATGCCTATGACAGCGGTTCCCGGGTAACCTCCATCACCTTTGGCAACGGCACAACGGAAAGTTACACCTATGATGATGTGGGGTATGTGGAAACCATCACCCAGAACTTCACCGGGACAACGGACGACAGTGTCTGGACCTATACCCGAAATGATACCGGGCAGATCACCAATCAGTCCATCAGCAACCCTGACTTCCGCTGGATTCCCAGTTTCCTGGAAAGTGAAACCCTCAGCTATTCAAGCAATGGCCTGAACCAATATACCTCCATCGCCGGCACCACTCAGGGCCATGACGCCAATGGCAACCTGACCCAGGACGGCGTCCAGACCTTCGTGTTTAATGCGGCCGGGCAGATGACCGAGGCCAAATCCGGCGGCGTGACGGTGGGCACTTATGCCTATGATCCTTTGGGACGACGTAGCGAGAAAACCGCCGGCGGGATCAATACGGAGTTTCTCTGGTCCGGCAGCCAGGTGATGGCTGACTATGATGGCGATACCGGTAACCTCATGCGCCGTTATGTTTATGGTCTTGGCATCGATGATCTGGTCGCCATTGTCGATTCCTCGGACAACAAGAGTTATGTGCATAAAAACGCTTCCGGCTCTGTGGTGGCGGTGTCGGACAACAACGGCGATGTGGTGGACAAGTTCACCTATGGTCCCTTCGGCGAAGGGGCGTCGGAAGCCGAAAGTCCCTATAAATATACCGCCCGGCGGGTGGATCAGGAAAGCGGGCTGTATTATTACCGCAACCGCTATTATAACGCCCAGACGGGCCGCTTCATCAGTCCTGATCCCCTGGGATATGTCGACGGCATGAACATGTATGCCTATGTGGGCAATGATCCAATGAATTATCGCGATCCGATGGGTTTGTGTTCTGAAGATGAGGGGTGGGCAGATTGTACTGGCACAACAGGATCTTTCCACGATTGGGGCATGGACCCATGGCTGTTTGAGATGATCCACAGTTTTGTTCCGCCTTTTGCAAATCGATTTGCTGACACGCCAGGAAGACCGGCAGGCGGAGGAGGTTCCGGCTCAGGTTCAAACAAGAACAGAGGAAATAATGATTCTGAGGGTGATAATAGTTCTTCTTGTACAAATAGTATAACAGGTGAAATTTCAGCCGTAGATATTTCAAACGTTAAAATTCGACCTGGTGGTGATCCCTCAGCTTTGCCGGGGACCAAAAACTCATTCTTTGCTCCCACACCAAACCCAACATCAAAAGGATTCTTTACAGAACATGCATTCGATGTTGTCGGGAATTTATCAGGTACTCTCCAGGTCGAATTTTCATGTAGTAATATTTGCGTTGGCAATGAAACTTCTTGGACAACAACGGTAGGAATTAATATTTCGAACGTAGATGTAAGAATTCCCGTTACCACTATGTCTGCGTCGATACCTGTGGTCGGTCCAATAAGCACTGTCAATACTATTAATAATGTTTCAAGGGCAGTTAATGCAGGGACATATGTTATCGACAATAGTGAACTATTGTTAGAACTGGCCGAACAGGCTGTTGAAAGTCCCACTAATGTTTGTAAAGCTACACAACCGGTGTCAAATGATTAATAATGGAGGAGAAAGGATGTCCAGAAATTTGAAGAATATATTATATGGTGTGTTACAAATTTGTTTGATTTTTGTTCTTCAAGTTTTGACGTTTTCTTTATTCAATGTATTACAAGACAGTGGATTAATTTTTACACTTTATGGTGTTTTCTTAATTGTAAGTACAATAATAATCGCCATTTATCCGAAATTTTTTGTTCAGTTTATATCGCGCAACAACGTTGTGCGAATGGTAGGATTGATGCTATTCGTTGTAGCATTTATATCGCAATCAGTTAGTGTTTTGTGGATCGGAATTGGGGAATTTGAATATCTTGTTCAAAATTTCTCTATTGAGGGGCAATATAGGATTATACGGTTTACGCACATAATCTGTTGGGCAATTCTGCACTTAGTATTTGCGTTTAATCTTTTTCGGATAAAAAGTAGCCAGTCCAAATAAAGTCATGAATCAATGGGATCAGAGTTGAATAATCTCTCTATCACATGTTGAATATACTCCTAACTATATCAGATAGGGGAAATAAATCGTGGTGCGCATAAACGAACCTGCGCTACTCAAGATACTTCCGGCAAAGAGACTTTGCACGCCAAAGACTTTTGTAGCGAGGAATTCTGGAGATCGTTGAAAAAGGTAATATAGCTAGAGAAGTTACAACTTCCGTTTAAATCCTGCCCCCGCAACCAAATCCAGCGACAAGTCCTTATCTCCTTGAGAGATAAGGACTTTTTGTTTTTGCATAAATTGGTACAAGTTGGAAAAGTCCCCGTGAATGCGGGCATGGAGCACTTCGTCGATGGGCTGAAGTTCGATATAATCGATGAGACTGCGCAGGACTTCGACCGCCAGAATCTGGGTCTTCGGGTCCTGAAGATTATCATAGAGCGCGTCCAGGCGCTCATGATAGACGTCCGCCATTTTGGGATGCAGCAAGGGGGCAGGACGCTCGCCCTGGCTCACCCGGCGGCTGAGGTCTTTCTTGCGGGCTTCCGGGGTCTCAAGTTCTTCCATGATGGCTTCGCTTTCATGGCCCCTCTTGATCACGTCAATTAAGCGGGCAATGGATTTGCCGCAGGCATGCAGTTCCCGCCGGTGTCCGGAGAGCTGAGAGGATTCCTGCTGTTTGATCCGGTTCATCTCTTTGGTGAAGGCATCACAGAACCCCCTGAAATATTCCGGCTTCATCAAATTGCAGCGCAAGCCGTCCAGGATCACGTCTTCCAGTCGTGAATACTTCACATAATGATGATTGTCGCAGGTGCCTTTATTGAGCCGGGTGCTGCAGCCGAAGTAGCCCTGGCTTGCCCCGATATAGATGCCCTTGCAGCGGCCGCATTTGAGCAGGCCGGAGAGCAGATGCTTTGGGCGCCGTGCATCCCGGAAGGCATAGGGCTTGCGCGGCTTCTGGTGCAGGCGCAGTCCCTGCTGGCGGGTCTTGACCTTGTGCCAGAGTTCGTCATCGACAATACGCAGCTCCGGGACCTCCTGAATGACATGTTCCTCCGGCGGGTTAAGCCGGGAAATCCGTTTGCCCGTGTCCGGGTCTTTGACATAACGGAGCCGGTTCCAGACCATGCGCCCGATATAGAGTTCATTGTTGAGGATGCCGGTGCCGCGCTTGGCATTGCCATTAATGGTGCTCTGTCCCCAGCCCTTGCCGCTTGGCGAGGGCACCTTCTCTTCATTGAGGGCTGTGGCAATCTTGAGCGGGGGAATGCCGTTGGCATAGTCGGTCATGATGCGTATGACCACTTCCGCTTCCTTTTTGTTGACCTTGCGTTCGCCGGTGAGCTTCTCGCCCTTCTTGTCGAACTTTTTGATCACATCATAGCCATAGGTGAGGCCACCACCGGACTTGCCCTGTTCGACGCGTCCCCTGAGACCCCTGCGGGTCTTGTCGGCAAGGTCCTTGAGGAACAGCGCGTTCATGGTGCCCTTCAAGCCAATGTGCAGATTGTTGATCTCGCCTTCGCTCAGAGTGATGATGCGGACCCCGGCAAAGCTCAGGCGTTTATAGAGCCCGGCGATATCTTCCTGATCGCGGCTGAGCCGGTCCAGGGCTTCTGCCACCAAAATATTGAACTTACCTTCCATGGCCGCTTCCATGAGCTTTTGAATGCCGGGTCGGATCAGGCTGGCTCCACTTACCGCACTATCCTGATAACAGGCTTCCACCTTCCAGCCTTCCCGCTCCGCCGCTTCCCGGCACAGGCGCATCTGGTCTTCAATGGAAGCGGCTCTCTGGTTATCAGAAGAGTAGCGGGCATAGATGGCGACTTTGGGAACAGAGAGTTCCGGGAACAGGGAAGTGTTAGCGGTCATGGTCGGTCTCCTCACAGGATGGGTCATCTGACGAATTGACGTCATTGGCGGCGGGGCGCGTGCTGTCATAGATATCCCGGGCGGCCTGCCGACCGAGAAGCTCGGCCAGGGCCATAAGCCGGGCATCGGGTTTGTGTGCGTCCGGCTGGTTATCGTTGGCCGGAGCGGACGGGATGCAGGAGATGAAGAGACGTTTTTTGCTCATAACCTGACAAGTAGAGGCCGCGAAAAAGGCTCCGTCAAGGGGGGCGCCCGGGGCGCACAAGGCGGTTCCGCTACCATAGAGCAATGCAGATATCTCCCAAGAAATGCAGTGATGTTCAGCGATGTTTAAAGTCATCAATTATAGGCTCCGAAAAAAATCCAGAAAATCGCAGGAATCTGTATCTGCCCCGCAGGATTCTGTAACCTGACTGCAGAATCCTGCGATTGCTCACGGAAACATGCCCGAGTCTTGGCTGTCTTCTTCATAGGTGCAGTCCTTGCAGGGACAGGGGAGAAATCCTTCCTTTATGGCCCTGTAGATCGCGCCATGGGTGGTTCTGGTGTTCAGCGCCTTGCGGGCCGCAGCGAGATGCTGGTTAATGGTGTGCACATTCCGCTCTGTCGTTTGGGCGATCCGCTGGATGTTCAGGTCATCCTCCGCCATCCGGCTGAGGATGGTGAGCGGCTGCACAGTCAGTTTTATCTCCTTGTTCAGTCCCATGGCCCGGAAATGTTCCGGGAACTTCCGCCCGCCAAAGCTCACCGAAATCTCGGCCACCAGCTGGATGGCTTCCGGGTGTTTGCGAAGCTTCGCAAGAAAGTCCGGCGCGATATCCTGAGAGGTGATACTGAACAGGTAGCGTTCCCGGCCCGCCATAATGGGGATCAGGTAGAACTCATAAAAGCCGTGGCTCTTGTAGAGGATGGACAAATCCTGGTTCCGGATCATCTCCCGGCTTTGCAAGGGAGCGGCGGCCATATAATCCTCAATCCGGGACCGCAGCATGGGGTGTCGTGAGCCGTTGGCATAAGTGATGGCATAATCCACCCGTTCATAGTATCCCCTCTCATAAGCGCTCTGCAGGCCGTCTGGCAGGTTAGAAAGCAGAAGGCGGGGATTAGGAGATAAGGCTGTCAGAGAAAAGGCCGAAAATCCCAGCTTCTCCAGAATGCTGGCCAGCCGGTCGCGGAACTGGGCCGGGGAGGTTGTGGGATAAAGGCTCTTGTAACAGGCCGCTTCAAAGCTTTTGAATTCCCGGGTGGAGTAGGCTGGCGGGTTCCTGGGAGCCCGGGGCAGTCTGCCTGAATGTCCGGCAGGGGGATCTCCTGTCAGTTCGCGCAGTGCGGACAGGGTATCAATATTGAAAGGGTCAGAATCCAGCATGGTCGAGCCTCCTTAAGGAGGCGCCAGAGACCGTCTCTGGCGCCGGGGGCTTCAAACCACTCCAAAGAAGTGTGGGCTGTATTCCTCCGAAGAGTATTTTATTCCAGCACCACCCCCGACATGAGGGAATCTCATATCCGGACAGCAGTCACCATAGGGGGGTCTATAGCGACTTCCCTGGATAAATTCCACTCATTATCGGGAGTGGGCCGACTTTGGAGGCGGTTTGAAACGCCATCACCTTGCGGTGACTCCCTTAAGGTAGCAGAATGAATCATATATTCAATCATAAATATTAGAAGGAAGGAAAGGGGCTGGAGAGGCTGGGAAAGTCAGGTTTGCGAGCGGGAAAGCGGTTATATGATCAAGGTCGGAATTAACTGGAGCTATTGCGAATATCTGTGTTATCTAGGGCTGCGGCTTCTACAGCTGCCGGCCCCTGCCTTATGTTCGATCCCCCCAAGCGAATAAAGGCGGGGGTCTGTCATTATTGGCCTCGTCACCTCAACTTATGCGTTTACTAAGCAAAGCATTGCCTCAGAAGGTTTTTGTTTTAACTTTTGAGTGTATAATGATTGAGAAAATACAGCGAATAGTAAGCTGGGGTTAGCGAAAAAATTATCTGAATTAGATAAGTATGGGGAGCAATCCAATGACGGACTATATTGTTATTATATTATTTTTGTGGGGACTTTATTCCATCGTTGGCTTGGTTTTTCCTATTGCGCCATTTTCCAGCCGAAAAGCTGCAAGTATTTCTTTAGTCATAACGATAGCTCTTTTGTTTTTTTCGCGTCCTCTCCTTGAACGAAAGGGATCTGATCAGACGTTGGATGATTTTAAATTGGATCAAACGCGAGAAACGGCTGACAGTGCAATAAAGGAAAACGCAATCAGGGACGTGAAAATCCCAGAACCGTGTGGGCAAGGAGGTATTGCCATGGGTGATGTGGTAGCAGTAACAGGAGAGCATCTGCTGCATGCTTCCGCTGATCAGAATTCCTCAAAGATAAAAAATGTTAAGGCCTCTAATATACTTGGAAAAGATCATTTTCATCAAATTGACTCTTCAACAACAGTTAGACGCTTGTGTGTTCAGGAGGAATGGGCGGAGGTGCAAATTGTGACACCAGATTGGTTAACTCATGTCAAAGGATGGGTTCCCAATACTGCTTTACGTGAAATAGAAAGCAATGAGTATGGTGGAAGGATTTATGTGGAGGAGGATTTCTATTGGGATAGCGAAACTTCGCAGTTTAAAAAAGACATCATAAATATCGTAAACAAAATCTCGCACGAGAACGAAAATTGTGAGTCAATTGACCCTTACACGGTAGCTAAATCGACTTCGCAGAGTTCGCCAGGGGATCCGGTTTTCTTTGTCACTTGTGGATCAGGCGTTGATGCATTTAATGTCTGGTTTAGACCTAGTGATGCTGATGTAGACACAACTTTTCTGGCAAAAAAACCTTTAGGTAAAGTGAGTGCTGTAAATCAATGTGAAGAGGTAGCAAAAAAGGCTGCATTAAACCCTTCGACGGTTGAATTTTCCAAGCTATGGGACTTAGCCTATTTGCCTCATAAGTCTGGTAGAGAAAGAGTTATTTCCACCT harbors:
- a CDS encoding Calx-beta domain-containing protein; translated protein: MNISRAMCGGLALTVFTFVSLAFSQTFEYDDLGRLKKVVTQVGDQIEYQYDAAGNRTQTILTDKIPSRAVGPNLISLTNWPVDSAPAGAAVVSDWGASVSFSNEARWTRVNGPGNTSTITAMEAGQTESDANGGGASKTNNFTIDPTKGYEFTIYFKKYDQAYQSIYLGTRTAGVVKYATNTNVHNNPYFVILTPSVQSADLEEDKWYKIVAYVLPEGYPLAQSYSEWGGIFDVDSGEKVRNVSSFRWYEDRATDNMYARFFVYYGESEQNRYTTYFYRPSVRVTDITYTPVVPGLSITPHNALEGEDLSYEIVLSEATTVDVKVDYEVAAGTASADEFTATSGTLVIPEGQTSGTITVATAEDSVYEASETVVLTLTNPVRATRSEINDSASITNDDTAPSFSISNATVLEGGTLTFTVTKSGSTALSHNVNYATAYGSAIYTDFTYTSGTLSFTAGQTSKTVSVITTQESINEHSETLYVNLSSATNGATISDSQGVGTITNDDNVAPVANNDSVTAIQASQVTVNVVSNDTDANGDSLTVTSVSADYCTIYSSTSLDCSAGPTGTRTFTYTISDGFGGTDTGTVTLTVTGGGGGPLD
- a CDS encoding RHS repeat-associated core domain-containing protein, which translates into the protein MKILKGSGISPSDAITELGSATAHSYSVVNDTHQEIVDLAASLKNDPDLIFEYVYDNVETLPLYGLKNGALGAVIDGKGTAFDQAHLLVEMLRAAGYTAQYRFGTATLSGAQFSNLFGTTSDRSACELLRAGGFGMSVNGTTSCSSLSSSTASSDVEFVHVWVEVYIDDGYYYFDPSIKTQTRISGWTLSSQMGYNGSTFWTNADVSANTVGSGATAYSYAETADSAQIETDLASYADTLVANMQSEANHDLSVTDIAGGYEIEPVTIPSGGLRQTEAQLGHTVSSNPDTWTGDIPDQHRTKVTISYNNVDIPLYADDLYGKRMWFEKREIAGEPVISFRIGIHSRVAFTYQTSTALLVSIDHPYAEGGNSFGNHTETLNPLVGADAEAGLVLGFGYIGMGLQGRYQNLDWQSLTPPFWPEVAEKENAMSLTSIAASWMAQASYLMTLNDGVNDLYSVVHDHVGLVSSENDTAGLIQPVMDIRSQISVTDPTHVAANRTAALQTVTSALAMLEGATLDQVADSTATAPDSVGTTTLFSEANDDSVRFYDVTSGNWSTVQSYISNYSSAEIADITSFLSGSRRIILPDDGSLVKGDFTGMAYIYIDSDDAIGHNMDDGVSTPNSHLKGYIEQGDVEPEFVAKTTGVTGSSAGSNSQVNPANAAARSSSTDLVTGNGAFPFSLPFTRSFRADANDGTKGGWTHNYAVTGELSSDGTLALGRRHAVEAARAMVALYVGREVLKSGNSIERVLVNSIIQNWLHKGLYNNVFKLRQAHNVAEFVRLADGSWSTPAGLSSSLTFSGSGASTTATYTAKSGVEMAFAATDSTAREFRLGTQSWPAGMALTLTYPSATQIVASNGLGRTLTIDIDSEGRMTKVEDNTGRYVEYGYTGADLVSADLYEIIGGASTSLVDYTYSGIALNTISTPEVTNSVTYTHNALKQATAITTPERGTTYVYENNWRTELVDPSGASVVTIRDPYGRWVKTINGTGDVTVTTLDRLGRTVNVEAPEGNSADYEYDRYHNVSSVTVNPKPASGLSSETSSYTYEGAAKFRQLSTVTDPGSNVTTFAYETTTGLLSSVTRPAVSVNGGANQNPVTSYSYNANGQPLTITAPDGTVTRFTYNAKGEVTKSEADDGGLNINTTYGYNAVGDLTTVTDHRNKVTTFSYDYLRRQTGMTGPLSQQAAYVYDDAGRLEQSKQLINSVWHITTRAYDDDNRVISITDNGSNTTSITYDDVNRTVTVTDPDTRTVKTLYDEAGRKIEMVRGEGTADESHDYITYNDNGTIATLKDGKNNITSYSYDGFDRRVATNYPLSVSSTVNAFDDLGRPTSVTTRKGDTITMSYDALGRLDSRTVPGVGTYSYDYDIMGQVTTAYLGAQTVTSTYDALGRVTQEVGSLGRQMDYVYDDAAGTWDVKYNFPGGESDYWLRYAVDDAGRLDTIKESGSTTLADYAYDSGSRVTSITFGNGTTESYTYDDVGYVETITQNFTGTTDDSVWTYTRNDTGQITNQSISNPDFRWIPSFLESETLSYSSNGLNQYTSIAGTTQGHDANGNLTQDGVQTFVFNAAGQMTEAKSGGVTVGTYAYDPLGRRSEKTAGGINTEFLWSGSQVMADYDGDTGNLMRRYVYGLGIDDLVAIVDSSDNKSYVHKNASGSVVAVSDNNGDVVDKFTYGPFGEGASEAESPYKYTARRVDQESGLYYYRNRYYNAQTGRFISPDPLGYVDGMNMYAYVGNDPMNYRDPMGLCSEDEGWADCTGTTGSFHDWGMDPWLFEMIHSFVPPFANRFADTPGRPAGGGGSGSGSNKNRGNNDSEGDNSSSCTNSITGEISAVDISNVKIRPGGDPSALPGTKNSFFAPTPNPTSKGFFTEHAFDVVGNLSGTLQVEFSCSNICVGNETSWTTTVGINISNVDVRIPVTTMSASIPVVGPISTVNTINNVSRAVNAGTYVIDNSELLLELAEQAVESPTNVCKATQPVSND